The genome window GACACTATGGACATGATGGACTTATTCAATCTTCAAACCAATGATCTGTTTGATCAAATAACTGGACAACACAGGGTGAGGGTGGGTGACAAGGTGGTGacccaagaagaaaaataatcaatcCAACCAGTGAAGGGTTAAGTGATGGCTGGTCCAGGGTATTTACTGCTTATGAGTTCACTGAATCAATCAATGTTAAGAAATGTTCTCCTTCTGTAACCACAGACTATGACTACTGAAGTCTTGAAATCTCTGACATATCTGCAggagaaaaataagtcaaaagcAAAACAGCTTGCTACAAAAAGTAAAGATCATTCCTTGGCTTAAAACAATGACTGTACTCATTTGGAATTCAGATCAATTACCCTGACAACTTAGATTTTCACATTACcgtaagaataaagaaaaataggtcTCTCTGAGTAGTTTTGCATTAGAATTTGTTAAGGAGAGAAGAATCATTAAAGtcttctctgagaaaataaagtaacaaaaatgTGTTCTGGATATTCtggtacatttttaatatttgattgaGTTGTTATTCTTCCTTGTTCCCTGTAATCACACAGCCAAGGCTACTGAATCAACCCCACTGCTGAGTAACACTGCAAGATCCTCTCTAAGCTCATTTTAAAACAGCATTCCTCTGAGTCTTCAAAACCAAATTCTTCTGAAACCGGAACTGAGGTTAAATTTAGGTCAACATggatttcataaaagaaaaaacctttaaAGTTTGCATTAAAAATTCATGTGTCCAACTGAACAGCCTTGGTTGGGTGATGATAATCAATATGACAAAAAGTTAAGTTCCCTTCTCCAGGCTTTCTAACAAGAAAGTTCTGAAACTTCATCCCTATCACACTGAAATATTTCATCTCAACTTGGCAACACAAGCAGGACTGAATGTGATACTCACTCATCAATTTGTTCCATTCTGTCATCAGTAGTAACAAGTACATGTAGCCACGTGTCAGGTTAGTTCCTGCTCACATCAATTTGTCCCCATCCAGGTTCCTGGGATTCAATCTATGGTCATAGATCCACTCTGTTTTACTCTTACTCCTGTGTTCTTTTATGTAACTGTGCTGAAAACACCAGttactgttcttttattttaactCAAAACGGCTCCTCACTTTCTCTGACTATAAAGAAACCTTTTCGGCAGAACTAACTTGTAAACATCCAAGTAAGTCAGTGTAAGTGACACAAATAACACTGCCACAATGCATTGGACTGTCTCACAGAACATTCTGTTCCTTATTCTGTCTAGAGGAGAAGATACAGCAGGGCCCTATCTGCCCCACTGCTTGCCTCTGCCATCCAGTCAGAAGATTTCACCCCAACACCAACAGGAAGCATGCAATCCATCTGTAAGGTGTGGTGGGAGGAAGGGATTGAAGCAATATAACAAGTAGGTGATAGCACTAACTTTGAAGGCAGACTCCATTTTTAGAATACATGATAGATGGGGAAACTCAATCTCTCTAAGACTCATCTCAAGAATGAGAGCAATAATTGGGTATCATGAGGCTTAAAAAAAATGGACATAATGTTCTTCACATAATATCTTGCTCATGGTAAGTGATGAATAAATGTTTCTAGTGTTCAGCATGTAgtgaacactcaataaatattgattgaataaaTGGGTGagtgactaaatgaatgaatggacaatcAACCAGATAAAAACCTGTTTTATGTTCCCAATACAGATTCCTCTCCTCTAGACTTAAATTTCTGCTTACGAAATGGAATAGATTGTACATTGTGGGCTTAGTAATGTTGGAAAAGGGTAGATTTGCTCCCAGGGTCTCCTAGGAGAAAGAGTGATGACTTGGGCCAATTCCACACTCCCCTGCTGGCAGAATTCCCATACCAATCCACAGGAGCCAGGTGGAGGGTTGTCTGAACCCTCACCAGGGGATCATTATTGAACAAatgcaattaaaatgaaaataagatcaCAAGCCCTGCTTGCAGTGCCTTGTAAGGCAGCATGCAAGTTTTGAGCCTACCCTAGAGTCATTATGGCATCCTCTTGGTCTGCCTTACACAAACCTGGGTTACTTGATTAAAGGACTGAACTCCTGGGTCTCTGCCTCTTTATACTCCCAAACTTGTTCAGTTCCTTGATCCTCTGATCCTCTAGCTCATGAATAGCTTGTTGCTTTTTGTGATACctgggtgaggaaactgaagcatgaAGTGAGGGAGGGCTCCCTGGACCTCAAGATCAAAACCTCAAGGCCTTTTCCCAAGCATCTTTCCTCTCCCAACTTCATCCTTCCACAACCAAGAAGGATGATCAGAAGGAGAATGGCAGGCTAACATCCTCAATGGATCTACGATTGGTGATGGAATAAGACAGGCCCCAAAACTTGGCTTTACCAGAAAACTGCACCAGAAATACTGACTTAAATTGAAGGCCCCTGGTATTTAATGAACTCTTGTAgaattttccagatttcttcagtgGAAGGCTTCCTTAAATCATTTTACAGAGGCCTTCTTGAGACAAAGAAGATAGTTTCTCACTCACCTTTTTTCTTCCAACTACTGTTCAGCTTTGGGGACATATTTTAGTTCACTTTTAATATTCTGGATTTCCGATAGATTGACTGCAGGTCCTGGAAGTTTCTTTGCTCCTGGAATTGGCTTCTTCTCCTcatctgaggtgggaggaacaccctgaagagaaaggagaagaaatccAACTCACCAAAAAAGACATTTGATCTCTTTGGGCCATGAGcatgaaccagaaaaaaaaaaaaaattaaagcaacaatgaTGTCAAAGTGTGTTTCTAGCAGAGTGACTGTCCCTTGTGTTGTTGAGACAGCCTTAGAGTTTCAATAAAATCTCCTAAAGTTTGTTGTGAAGTGTGGAATAAAGttggaagaagaaaacaagtaATTTCCACATAACTTAGAAAACACTAGAGTACATTCAACTTCTGATAACTAACAAAAATTACCACTAGTTCAAAGGATTTGTGTTTCCAAGAGAAACATCTTACAAGATTGACTTTAATTTGTAATCATACAATTATAATATGCCTGACAGCAAAGATTTGTACAATGTTAGAGCATAGCAAGCTCTAACAATAATTTAGTCCAGGAGCTTCCTGTTTTGTTTGGGGTGTAGTGGCTGCCAGTCTTTGTTCAAATAACATCTTTGGGATGCATAAACAAACTGAAACAAACGTAAGCAAAACCTTTTTGAATATGGGCACCACAAGGGAGAGCGGCAGAGGAAGCCCAGCTCTCTCCTGCTTTGagaagtattttaaatttcctttcattGAATGTTATATTTTTGTTGCAGCTTTAGGGCAGGACCCACATCCTATCCTTTTCTGTGGCATTTCCAATGTCTGGCACAGAGGTGCGCGTGCATACTTGTTGATTGTTGTTTAATTGGATCAATCCCAAGAATGTACCATAATGAAAATCTATGCCTCTATGTGCATACACCAAACACACATATAATGGTAACTATAAAACAAGATCAGTTGCTGTGTGTGGCTCCGAGAACTTCAACTCATGTGTACAGAAAAAAGGTTGATTATTAGCCCCTTCCTTCTATTTGCTAGAGGTGGTGGGTAGGGGAGGATTGTTCTCTGTGGCCCCAGGGAAAGGTGTTGGAGAACATTTGATCACCGTGGCAGCCTTGAGAACGCGCCTCTCGGATCAGTTTACTGCAGAGAGGATAATTGAATGACGGCTCCAGCTGCTTCACATTGAAATCCAGCCATCCATCACCAAGCTGAGGTCACACTTCCCACGGCTGCTTGTAGCCAATGAGTGAGTGCGACAGGAATTCTAAGGCGGGCCCATCCCTGGGAAACATGGGACTCGTCTGCGGAGCGACTTCACCTGGAGAACTTGCCTCACTACAGCACTGAAGTCTGAGATGCTTCCACCCAACCCTctatccctctctccctcccagcctCATGCAGCTCCCTCCCATTTTTCCTTACAAGTGTTTTCCCCAGCAAATATCTTTGGGTCAGTTTCCTGAAGGACCCAAACTAACACAGACTGGCGGAGAGCTCCATCTGCTTGGCCAACAACTGGGTGAACCAATACAGTTCCCGGGAAAAGAAATAAGTAACTGCATGTTTGCCTCTCACCAGAGAGGGTGGGCCCTATGCTCTATGCCCCGCCTCCACCCCACCCTTACCCTCAACCCCCACCAGCAGCCCTGTCAGTTGGGTATTAAAGCTGATGGTGTGTGTTAATCCCTGTCTGGATCCTATGTCTAGTTCTCAAATTGGTTAGAACCTAAAGGAAGAAAGTATTCAAGCTTCCCCAAACTCTAACAAATTGCTTAGTAGACACGTCCtttatagaaatgttttaaaattgtttatcgGAGGGGATAAGTAGACATAAAATATTGAGGTGCTATTTTTCTACTAAGGGCTAACGGCTTTTCCTACAGTCATTTTCTTTAGATCTGGTACAGTGCTGATGAAATAGCTAACGTTTCACCCAAACAAAATGATAAAGTATTTCAATGTAAACTATACCTGCTGTAAATATCTGGAAAATACTGTTTCCCTGGGTCAGTGTACAGAGCCCTAGAAgcagctggttttttgtttttgtttttgttttgttttgttttgtcatgcATACAAATTTATCACTTATAAATGTAGATTTAGAAGCAATAATTAAAACCATAAAGCATCCACTTGGAGGACTAGATATTCCAAAATGTTCTTTGCTATGCTttcagaaagaattttttaacaAGGCTATaaagtgctgtgtgtgtgtgtgtgtgtgtgtgtgtgtgtgtgtgtgtgtgtgtgttttatatacGTGTAgtggtaaaataaaaaatgtttcctcACTTAAATAAATGTTCCCACGGCTGTTAGGTGAGTAGATCTTAATAAGGaagcatgaaagagaaaaatgtttccaaTTCCTTCTGTTAAGTTCCTGGATAACTCACATTTACTAACTTTGTAACATCAAAATGTTCTATATTGGCACATTTAACACATTAAAGCCAATGTCTGTACTTACATGTTTATATGCAAAAATTTTGAAGTGAACATATGCagattaataatatttaataggtACCTTCCTCTCAAGTTATTAAAACTTCAATgcattgtgttttttaatttatcaGCGTAAGACTTTTACCACTTGATTTGATAAAGTCACATATAATGAGAAATTATAATTCAATATATTTAGTAATTAGACATGATATTGACTCAGGAAGAAGGGGGTTAATGGTGCATTTTCTTAAATGAAACTtctctcatcttttaaaaacataacaggaatcagattccatttattttatggATTTGTAATTGTAAGAATTATAGTAAGTTAAGGCATAAACAAACAGGGTTCCAGATGGCCCCATTTGGCTAATAAATAAgtccttttttaattttgtaagtgGATATTTGAATGAAGAAGGGACATGAAAGACATTCTTTGGCTTAGATAAAGAGAGTGTAAAAGAAGCCTTACCAGCTACAGCAGCATTCTCAGTTTCAGGAATGGCTGTTGTGAAGGGAAATGTTTCCCTTGGGGGTCACAGAGTATTTGTAAAACTTGGCAAAATAGTGAACCATATTCATCTCCCTCATTATTGCCAGATATCCTACTGAGTTTTTCCCTAAACTCTCCTGTGTGAGACAATACAATCTGACCTGCTCATTCATGCTCAAACACCAAAGATTTAATAATAACGGCACACTGTTAACTGTTCTAAGTTACAtgtactaactcatttaatcctcatctCAACCATATAAATCTGGTACTATTATCATCCCTGTCTTACAGTTGAGGAGACTCAGGCAAAGAAGGGCTAAGAAACTTgccccaaggccacacagctaggaagtggctAGACCAGAATTAAATGTTTGCATCTTGTAAAGGAGCCAGGTGTAGAGGGAAATAATTAACAGAAAATCCCAACATGCTATTTTGTGGCTTAATGATGATAGTGTTTCAGTCAAAAGAGAGATTTGGGAAGCTTAGTAGAGGCTTGTCAATACCCTTCAAATCACTTCAAGCAAGCAGCTGATTGTCTTACGCAAAAGACCAGCCCTGTTTATTAAGGTTTAGCTGTAAGGCCTCAGAGTTGGGCACATGCCCATCTGTGGCTGGGCCAAGCAGATAGGTGTACTCCAGCTCTGTGAGCAGAGCAAATGTCTTACCAGAACCATAGGTGAGCCAAAGACAGGGTCAGTGCTCACAGGCCTTGGCAGACAGCCAAAGATTCATTCTGGCTTCCTGCTGGGGAACATCCTCTTCACATCTGAGAGGGTGTCAGGATCAAAAATCCTTCTGAGTTTAAATGAGGAACCTACTGAATGTGATAGAGGTGATCTGTTCTGTTCAGAGATGGTATGTTATGATCTCTAAACAGTAATTATCCTCATGCAAAGCTAGGCAATGAACGAATTTTAAGTCTACAAAATTAAGCAATTCCAAGTTTACAAActagataatgataataaatgtggATGTATATGTTATTTCAAatccacattttattttccctttcaaaCTATGCCTTAAAATGTGGCTGGGGCCTGAAGCTAATTGGCAAAATCCTGCTTAACCCACCCTGTGGCCAAGCCAAGCTGTCTAACTACTCCCCTCACAATGTTGTCTTCCTAAGAAACTTAATCTGAGGTCCAGGCCAGAGACTGAATCATTAGATCCCACTCCCTCCCCAAGACTCCACAAATCCTGAgagtttatttctgcttttatggTAAAGAAATACCATCCCTAGCTCCACCCTCCTGCCCAATGAGCTCTATGAGAAAGGTATGGTACAGTTCAAGAAACACTCCATCTGTTGGGCAATAAgttgctccaaaaaaaaaaggaagaaagacaaaaagaaaaaaagaaacatccctGGGGTCTTtgtatctttgtgaatacatCACTCCCTCCATCCTATGAAAAATACtagttggccatttgtatatgtgGTTAATTATAAAGTGGTTGTTCACAAACCAAGCTGTATCAGTTCTTGTCTATTTTAGAATGCACTGCAACCATCAGATTAGATACAAGGCAAGAGAGAGCAAAGTGCTTCCCCAGTCCCCTGAGACACTTGTGTGGAGGAAAGTACCAGTTGTACAAAGAAGAACCAGGGGCCATCTGTACCACAGGTGGAAAATGAAATGTGAGCCTCCAAAACAGCTGTTACATCAGTCAATTTAGTGAGAAAAGTGGGTCAAACTACCTTCCGACTGATTGCCATGGTAGTGACAGACACAGTTTAAGAGGAAGCACAGGAAGCAAAGAAAATCTAATTACAGATAAATGAAGGTATAGAAGAATTCCACCGCCATCCCTTCTACCTCCCCATGCCTTTTCCTTACAACATGCAAAAACAATAGGCCCAGGAGTGCTTCATGAAAATTGGATAATTACATCAAGTGATGAAAAATAGTTTATGGAATACCTACTAGGCTATGCTATGTCCATTATATCATGCCTCTTCCCTCACAGTGACCCTCTGAGGAATGGAGGGGATCCTATTTTGCAGACGCAGACTCTGAAATGCTTGGCCCAAGTCCCAGATGGAGACCTCATGATCATGAGTAAACTTGATGGCAAGGTTAACAGCACCAGAACTTGAGATTATGTAACTATAAAAGCAGAGTAGGGCCAGGTCTTTCCAACTGATATGTTCAAAATTTGTATTCATCAAGAGTGACTTAGTggctgcaattccagcacttgaTGATATCACTCAAATACTCCATCTGCTCCtttcaaaaattatctttctACTGATAGGAGACTGGAACCACTAATTTAGGACCACATCAGGAATATTCACAGGAAAAAAGGTTACAGGCAGAACAAAGTTTTATTAGGAACCTTTGAAATGGTAATAGATATTCTTTTGGGACAAATACCAAAAATGTCACTTGGTAAAGTTTAAAAgcctttttacctttttaaaaagatgaaatatagTTTGCTGTGCCTTGTGGCTTTATTTGATTCCATTTTCCATGTCTTATGCTGATAAAATATTCCAAAACCTTCACTATCTTTTTCAGAATCAGACCTTCCAGGTTTCAGCAGAAAAGTTACAATtggataagaaataaaaacatctgaGGAAGAAACTCTTCCCTTTTTATGGCATTCATTATTAATTGTAGCCTCCAATTTAGCAGACTGGGTACTTGAATTTGGGGGAGAAGTAAAgaattagaaagaggaaaaatacagaaatggagGCTTGATAGACTCCCTTGCAAAGTACCCTTTTCAAAGGAAACATTTAGAgattgagtttttgtttgttgtttatttgaatcCTCAAATAATTTAATGTGCTTACTTCCTGCATTCCCACTTATCAGAAGCTCTACTAAATATTATTACATCCTGCTCAGTTGGATAAATGATCCCAAGTGAAAACTTGCCAATCTAGTGACTACTGCTAGACCAAAAACTTATCAGAGGCTTTAtcctccccaccacacacatgtgcacacacacacacgcatacacacaatcaatcaatcaaataatCAGTCAATCAACAGACTGGAAGTTAAACTCAGTACCTTCAAATAATGGTGCCAGGTACAGTACTTAAATTTGgctgaagggagggaggaggcagtgcGTTTCAGGGTGGACTAAGCAAGACAACTAAAGAAACGTACATACTGTATGTGATTCCTTGACACACAGTCATTTGCCCCCTCCCTTGTCCTGGAGAGCCAGCCCTTGCCTTGCCTCTGCCCCCTCTGGTGAagattttagaaaggaaaaacattGCTGTGTTCTGAGAGCTGAGGTTTCCTCACCTCCTCCACTTCAGGAGtacattcttttcttctgggGGGTTGACCTGCTCCTGGTCGAAAGGCTCCCATTGGAATATTGATATTTGCCTAAAAGAGAAAACAGTGTAGGTTTAGCTCAAGAAAAGTAAGAAATTGCAATGACATTCTGAGACAGTAATCATTGTGAAGAAAAATGCATCTGAAAAGTACATCTTCAAAGCTTTTTATCTCAGGAAAATTGCTGTAATGACAGcataaaaatatgcaaaggaaaatttgacttccaCTTATTACAGATTACATTTATTACAGATTTCATTTATTATACATGCTTAGGTCTGTGCAGTGATTTTACAATTTCTTGTTGGATGGAAGAATTGGAAGACAGTTTGTTCTGGCTGTTGCCCTCCTGAGGtgcatattatttttctctcttgggGATAAGGAGGGAACATATAATGACAGGCAAGGAGGAAAGAGCATCTGCATAAGTCATCCCACACCTTAGCCCCCCTTCCAGTCCCTTCAAATTTACCACGTGGGAGGGGAGACATTTACACGTCCTAAGCTACCTCCTCCTTTCCATAATGTCCTACACTTTATTGCTTTAGTCTCTGAAATTGACACTCTTCTACCTTTTTCCCAACATGTACTTGTGTGGGTCAGTAAGGAGTAAAGAGGGTGCTTGGCCAAGCTCCCTTTGTATCACCACTCATTGACTCTTCTCTTTTATGTTGATAACATACTAATCTCCATCAGTGGTAAACATAAAATACCTTCATGACATCCTCTAAACATTAAATTAGGTAGGGATATATTGACACTGTAATTTGAACTTGGTGAGATAATGTGTAAATTTGAATTTTTCCCATACTTATTTGATGTCAAATGGTGAAAATATGTAATGCAGATCAAAAATGTCTTTAACCAGTATTATCACTCACATAAAACAACCATCAAATACCATTTTAAAGTAGAATACAATATTTTTCCACTGAAGATAAAGTGTTGCCTTATGAGTAATTGGATATGTGGGCTTGAAAAGTTGAAATTTCGTTTTGATGTTATGCATGTAAATGATGCCTGAACAAAGGGAGCAAAGTATTTTTTTATCTTATGACATGCATTGTATGATTTTGGCACCACACCAAAGGAAGTTATTAGGAAGTGTGGTAAGTCCCATTTGGAACTGCCTGGTACAAGCTCTGTTGCCAGGGGAATGATTAACCCTATGAAACAGGAAGCATCCAGTGTCCATGTTCATGCAACATGGCAAGTCTGTGTTGTGCTCCCTTCAGGAGCAAAGCAGGAGGTGACTTTTCCTACCCAGGAGCTTTAAAACACCCCATCCTTACTAGAATAATgctgataccacagaaagaaATAGATCCAAAGTATTCGTGGAAAGTAACCAGAGAGGTACATCATTGTGGAGCCATTCCTAGTACCAACAAGCCAAGGAGTATTTTTAATCAGTATGTACcacatatgttaaaatataaaccCAGCACAACTTtagagaaaagcattttaaaaacctaagGCTGAGCTTTCTATGCTATTCTTACGTGTAATGGAAATACCAGGTGGCctagagtgggaggaggagggagcatAAGAGAGGAGAAAGATTTGTCTTATATGGTGGCAAATATGGAGCCATACTTCATGAATTCCAAGACGCATCTCTTTTAATATCTCTGGTCAGAATGTGTCTTACAACCAGCAGTGTCCTACAATTTTAGTTGgcacatttgctttattttggcAGGATGTAAAATAATGGTATTTTACAATTGACAGCGTCTTAGATTGGATGAAATATCATAGGGGCCTGAATAAAGAAGATCAAGACAGTGTAAATAATACAGAAGATAATCCATATTGGACCAATAGACTATTTCCATCACTACAGTTTGGATGAAAGAGGGGAAAAATCAATATAGGGATTATTTGGGGAAAAAGTTAACCAGTTAAAAGTTTAGTTAAATTGTCCCTACCCCAAcccatttattaagcatctacagGGGGCATCTTCCTAATAGTGAGCTCAAGTTATCATATTGTTTCTGAAAGACTTGATTGctaaattaactcatttaatcaagTATATATGCTCTATAGTAGATTGTAGTTTTTAGTAAGGGGACATGTAAAGGTCATCCAGAATAATATAATATTGTGAAGGGCATGTTATGAGATGACTACTTTTCCTGTTTGGAGATTAATTTTAGTGATGTGCCCCCATGTGGCCTCTCCATGTTTCATGGGTGGCTTACAGTAGTGAAAAGAGCCTAATGCTAGCAGTTGCCACAAGTTATCTGTGCTTGAAAAACTAACAACTGCTCTGGGTCTCATTGTCCCCATTTGTAATATGAATGTTAGGCTGTGTCAATGGTTTTCAAACGTCTTAACCAGGgaacccttccttccttcaaatGAAGTACTGTAAGAATATATACAGTGCAAAGCAGGCAGAGGTAGAGGGTTTAAATACCTGCATCCTCACAACAAACTTTTGAGGTTAGtgttatcatcttcattttactgatgaagaaatgaATCCTCGGAGAGGCTAATTCTCTCAAGGTCATACATATAGTTCCAGGAAAAGGCAAGATTCCAAATTGAAGCTGCCTGACTTTAGGGACAGACCTTCTCACTCTCTCAAACCCGTCTCTAAAGAGCTCTTTTCACGTGGCCAAAAATAGCTCTCACCAGCTCTAAAATTCTCTAAAGCAGCTCTGATATTGGAGACTTACACTTTGAGAGTGGCCTTTGAAAAGGGGCACATAAAATGGATAATTTCATAATAGATACCAAAGAAAAGCCACATTGAAAAATGAGCCATTAACTCACCGACTTgacactttttcttctttaaaagcaTCActcaagaaatcagaaaaacctaaatggagtttttttttttttttttttttttgacagcagATATTGACAGGAACCAAAGCAGCCTGAAAATATGTCGAAGATTGAATCATAATGTGCACCAATAAGGGAGTATAAGAGGCGTGCTTTGTCAATTGAGGCATGCATTATACTATTAACAAGACGATTAGAGATGTTTCATTAGTATAATTGTAGGGCAGTAATCTTTGAGTGACAAGTCATAGAATAAATTATAGCCATAAGAAAAATTCCTTATAATTTGAATTTGATAAAAATATGTAGATCTGTAGCTCTCGGTTTTTATTTCATTGGCCAGAAAATTGGGTCATATTTTGTCTCTTTCACTGACTTACTCTGTGTTTAAACACAAATGAAATACTTTCTCAGCGACTAATTTTTCTACCTACAAATTGAGTATGGTATTTGCTACTCAAAATAGGCTTAAAATACAAGCTAAACTtttatgaaagaataaacaaacagaaaatgtttaaCATCAATGACCTAGAGTTGATATTAGGTTAGGCTTCCTTCCCCCCACAGATTCTATGTAAATGCAAAGGAAGcagtctctttttttccttttgtaatgcaatcctttgtatttcttttccctCCTTGAGGTTTATTCattttagagatttaaaaatatgcccCTGATGCAGCAGACCTGGTGCATCACTTTCCCAAGCTATATATAATTTGTTACATCCTCCAAGttgggaatggaaaaaaaaatccactagaTCATCTTTTGCCAGAATAGGATACAGTTCCCTGATAGAAGACCTATCTGATGTGAAATTAATACTACACTTGATCTCACTAGgtgaagaaaagtagaaagaattccCTGTAAGTTAATTCCACTACTCCCTTAATTATTTGTATTGTTCTCTTTGCTTGGCTCCGGGCTTTAAGCCCAGAGGATTCTGGAAACAATATTTCCTCCACACCCCTTTCTGTGTAGCTTACAATGGAATGACATCTTCTTTCCCCAGTGGGTTGGATTCTGATAGCTGCCAGCCGGCTGGGTACTGACAATTCCTATTGAACTTTGCTTTCCACAGCCATTGTTCTCTTATCTCCCCCTCCCTTTTTGTCCCCACTCTGTCTCTCCTTTTCTGAACCCACTGTGAGTTTTCTGAACAGTTCAGAGGCTTCTGGAGTTTCCTCCCAATGCATTATTTGTTTCAGATGACCCCATACTGATTCGATCTTTACTTTTCAAAGGATTCCAGCAGCTCCTGCCAGAATCTATAGCCTCCCCCATGCCATTCTTCTGTAGTATGGGCAGAGGAAATTCTACGGGGTTGcattttgcattatttctttctgctctttCCTATTCTCAGTCGTTCTCTGAACGGAGCAAGATATGACATTTTGAGATTTATAGCATCTTTACAGAAGACTTCAGAAAGAGGTTTGTTTTTTCATAACGGATTAGAAAATGAGATTCTTGTTTGATATATTAACAGAAAATGAGAGACACATACATATCTACCTACTAAAATATAgtcaacttattttaaaataaaattctatatcACTGGAATGCATAACTGCTTAGGGATTCTTGAAATGTGGAGTAGATTCAAAACACGGAAAACTTTCCCACACAACAcaattttgagaaacttctacTTTGCCAGTGTTCTTCACCCATGATGTTTCacattgaaaatgtttttatttttgctctgttcTCAACACTTTTTTGTTCTCTTCAATAATTTCCTGAATGACTCAACTGTAATCTCATCATCCAGGGAAAGGCAGATTTCAAGAATATACTGTACAGCTATTAAGATAATGTGCACAATTGGTCGGGGGTAGGTTGTATTTCTGAAGTGCTTTTGGATGTCAACATAAAAAAACATGACATCTTTTTGCAAGTGTATGACTGCTTTGCCTCATATCACAAATGTAGAGCTAGGCAGAGCCGCAATGGTCATTAGCTGGAGGTAATACTGAACCCACTTGAGAGTAAGACTCCTACATTCCAGTTCTTAATACACTTAAAAGAAACCAGCATTGGAAATCATAAACAATGTATTATAGTGGTTTATGTAAGAAACAGTAGATCT of Macaca fascicularis isolate 582-1 chromosome X, T2T-MFA8v1.1 contains these proteins:
- the SMPX gene encoding small muscular protein, whose product is MNMSKQPVSNVRAIQANINIPMGAFRPGAGQPPRRKECTPEVEEGVPPTSDEEKKPIPGAKKLPGPAVNLSEIQNIKSELKYVPKAEQ